The Nocardia sp. NBC_01503 sequence GGACAGGTTCTTCCGCTGTTCGCCGAGGTAGTCCCAGAGTTTGAGGTAGGCCAGGAAGTCCGATCCCTCGACATTGAAGCGGGCGTGCTTGGTGTCGGCGGCTTGCTGGAACTCCACCGGACGCTCGCGCACATCCTGGATCGACAGCGCCGCGACGATAATGAGTACCTCGGCGAGGCAGCCGGTATTGTTCGCCTCGACCAGCATGCGCGCCATCCGCGGATCCACCGGCAGCTGCGCCATTTCGCGGCCGACGGGTGTGAGCACCAGTCCGGCGTCCGGGATCTCGGCGTTACCGGCCTCCTCGCCGCGCCGCGCCAGCGCGCCCAACTCCTCCAGCAGCGCGATGCCATCGCGGATCGCGCGATTGTCCGGAGCCTCCACGAACGGGAAGCTCTCGATATCGCCGAGCCCGAGCGCGGTCATCTGCAGAATGACGGCGGCCAGATTGGTGCGCAGAATCTCCGGTTCGGTGAACTGCGGCCGTGCTTCGAAATCGTCCTCGGAGTACAGCCGGATGGCGATACCGTCCGCCACACGTCCACAGCGCCCGGACCGCTGCCGCGCCGAAGCCTGCGAGATCGGTTCGATGGGCAGCCGTTGCACCTTGGTGCGCATGGAGTAGCGGGAGATTCGCGCGGTACCCGGATCGACCACGTATCGAATACCGGGCACGGTCAGCGAGGTCTCGGCCACATTGGTGGCCAGCACGACTCGGCGACCGGCATGGTTACTGAACACCTTGTGCTGTTCGGCCGCCGACAACCGCGCGTACAGCGGCAGAATCTCGGTGCGCGGCAACTTCATATCGCGCAGGGTGTCCGCGGTATCGCGGATCTCGCGCTCACCGGAGAGGAATACCAGGATGTCCCCGTCTCCCTCGGCGAGCAATTCGCGCACCGCGTCACCAATGGCGTCGGTGGGGTCGCGGTCGACGATCCGGGTGTCCTCGTCATCGGGATCATCGGAGGTGAGTGGAACCTCCAGGGACAGTGGCTGATACCGGATCTCCACCGGATACGACCGCCCGGACACCTCGACAATCGGTGCGGGCGAGCCGTTCTCAGCACTGAAGTGCCGGGCGAACAACTCCGGATCGATGGTGGCCGAGGTGATGATCAGCTTCAGATCCGGGCGCTTGGGCAGCAGCTGCTTGAGATAGCCCATCAGGAAGTCGATATTGAGACTGCGCTCATGCGCCTCATCGATAATGATGGTGTCGTAGCGGCGAAGTAGCCGGTCCCGCTGGATCTCCGCCAGCAGAATGCCGTCGGTCATCAGCTTGACCAAGGTCCGATCCGAGGCCTGATCGGTGAAGCGAACGGTATAGCCGACCACATCGCCCAGTTCGCCGCCGAGCTCCTCGGCAATGCGCTCGGCCACGGTGCGCGCGGCGAGCCGGCGGGGCTGGGTGTGCCCGATGGTGCCGCGAATACCGCGACCCAGCTCCAGGCAGATCTTGGGCAGCTGGGTGGTCTTACCCGAACCGGTCTCACCGGCCACGATCACGACCTGATTGGCGGCGATGGCGGCGGCGATATCGTCACGCCGCGCGGAGACCGGCAGCTGCTCCGGATAACGGATCTCGGGTACGGCGGAGCGGCGGGCGTCGACGCGGCGTTGCGCGGCGGCGATATCGGCTTCGAGTTCGGTGAGATCGCCGCCGCGGACCTTGTCGAGACGCCGACGCAACCGGTGTTCGTCGCGGATCGAGAGGTCGGCCAGGCGGGATCGAAGCTCGCGAGAGGTGGCGGCGGTCCTGGTCATTGCACCGTCAAGCGTAGCGAAGTCATTGCCCGTCCCGCTCATCGCGGTGGTGCAAATCGCTCGAAAGCGATTGCCTGATGTGTGCTGTATCGGCGTATCGTCCCCGTTTCGCCGCTTTCCCATGCGAATATCAGGCCATGGTCGCTACCGCCGGGACGCCGATGTGGGTCCGTGTACCGCGTATTGCCTTCGGTCTGTTCGCGCTGGTGGCGCTGGTGGACATACCGGTGCGCAATATCGGTGTCGACGGCTACTCGTATACCAACTTCTTCAGCTACTTCACCATCCAGTCGAACATCCTGGGCGTGCTGGTGCTGTTGGTCGGTGGTCTGCGCGATCCCGGCTCGCGGGGCTGGCAGCTGTTCCGTGGCGCGGGCACGCTCTATCTGACGATCACCGGCATCATCTACGCGGTCCTGCTCGCCGATGTGGATGTGCAGATGGACGGCTTGTGGACCAATGCGGCTCTGCACAAGGTGATGCCGCTGGTCATCCTGCTCGATTGGCTGATCATCCCAGCCGGTATCAAGGTGACGCCGAAGCTGATCGGCTGGTGGTTGATCTATCCCATCGCCTACGGCGTCTACACGCTGATCCGCGGCCCCATCGTGGACTGGTACCCCTACCCGTTCATCGATCCGC is a genomic window containing:
- a CDS encoding Pr6Pr family membrane protein; the protein is MVATAGTPMWVRVPRIAFGLFALVALVDIPVRNIGVDGYSYTNFFSYFTIQSNILGVLVLLVGGLRDPGSRGWQLFRGAGTLYLTITGIIYAVLLADVDVQMDGLWTNAALHKVMPLVILLDWLIIPAGIKVTPKLIGWWLIYPIAYGVYTLIRGPIVDWYPYPFIDPRTQGYLAMSGKLVVIVLFFVILAAAVAALNGFLVRFWRESRTHVS